AGTCGGTACTGAGAAGCCCGTCTACCTCAGCATCGATATTGACACTCTCGATCCTGCCTGTAAGTTCCTTCTGCCGTCGACCCTCTGCTTCACAGACACTAACGTTTGATGACAGTCGCCCCTGCCACAGGTACTCCTGAGACGGGCGGTTGGACGACCCGCGAGCTCCGCACCATCATCCGCGGCCTCGAGGGCATCAACCTCATCGCTGCCGACATTGTCGAAGTCGCCCCAGCTTACGACACCAACGCTGAGCTGACCACCATGGCTGCTGCCGACACTCTGTACGAGGTCATGACCTTGATGGTCAAGAAGGGCCCCCTGAGTGAGCTGGGCAAGCAGGAGACCATTGAGCTCTGAGTCAAGTGATAAGCCACGGTCCGCGGACTCGGGCCATAGACCCACTAGGCAAGCTGACCCCCTCTCCTTCCTCCCCTTTAGATGTAGAACTCTGTGTCCTAGGCTGATTTGTAGTGCAGGGGTATGTCGAGCAAGAGCTCCAGCAATGAAAGTGTGAGGCGTGATATCGCAAGGTAAGAGTCAAGATGACGTCAAAGTAAGGCACTCGTAGATGTGCGTTGCAAAGTATGCTTGATAGTAGAATCTCGAATTATGTTATTAAGTAGCGGGGGGTATTCCTTTTTCCCATCCTTCCTGGTCGTCACCAAGCTCCATGCTCTTTTTTCCATCAACGCCTCCAAGTTCCCAGACCAGACAAAGTCAAATGGTATATCGCGGAACCGTAGTCCAAATCCAGCGCTCGCAAATGTAAAATCACTTTTGGGGTTTCCTCCTTGATCGCTCTGCTTAGTAGCCGACACCGTATGCAGCCCTGTAGGCAGCGTTGACGCCTCGGTGGTGCTCGACCACCTTGGTCTTGAGCTGCTTCCAGTGCTTGGAGAGGTTGGTGGGCTGCTTGGGCGCGGCCTGCTCGTTCCTGGGCTCCTCGATGGAGTGGCGGGGAGTGGAGGATGTGGAGCCGCGGGGAGAGTTGCAGCGCGAGGCACCGGGGGAGTAGTAGGCGGTGTAGGCGGCGTTCATCTCATCGTGGTGGTTCTTGATGGCGGTCCACAGCTTGTTGGCGTTGGTCTTGGGCTTGGGGGCTCCGACCATGCCGGCGACGACTGAGTTGTTGCGCGATGTCTCGAGCGAGGCGGGGGTGGAGGCTGTGGGTGTGAAGGTCGAGCCGTAGTAGGCGGAGTATGCCTGGTTCACGCCCTCGTGGTGTGCCTTGGCGTGAGCAACAAAGGAGGAGAGGATGCTCTGCCTCTTCTGGGTGCTTGCGGTGGAAGACATTGTTTTGATTTGGGGTGTTGACTTGATTTGGTAGTCGAGGATGTTTGATGGTAGTAGTCGATTTGATTCGAGGTAGTAGATCGAAGTCTGATGCTTTGAAGTGATGCTTGAGTTGTGTGATACTCCCTCAGACCCGCGACCCACACTCTTATATACAAAGTCCTCACCACGGCTCCTGGAAAACCGTGACACCTGCCAAGTATCGTCAGTCACACGCCGTTCACCTCATTTTGCAACAGAATTTTACTCAGCACGCCTTGCGCATGTTGCCATCCATGGAAAACATTGTCTTATGACATCTTGGTCACCTCTCAGCCAATGAGACGGCTCACATGCTTTGCCAAACAGTGGATTTCTCAGCGACAAGGCGCAGAGGCGTCCGTGCGGCTACCGGAGAGTCTCATGAGGTGACATGCAACCCATGGCTTTCGCGCAGGGCGTATGTCGGCGCCCTGTAACATTGCGCTTGCAAAACACGCAAAACGTACGCAAACCTGAACGCATCGCGTCCGTGCACCTTTCCCGCAAGCGCTTCTCCGTCGGCGATCTGCCGCCGCACATTGAAAATAGCTCGAAGTTGGCTTTGAGTACGTAAAGGCCAGTCAGAGTCTTCGTGTCAATGCCTTTAGAGGTTTAACGACTTCACTTAACGGCATCGCGTTAGAAATCTCTGCCTTTGCACACTCCATCCAACCACGCTCGTGCGCCCCCCTGGCGGTTACAAGTTTCCCGTCGCTTCTCGTCGGCCCACATCCGCGCCGCAAGCATCGTGTCGGTCAACTGGTCTAGAAGCCACGCCTTGCACGAGAAGCTTGTTGTTGCATTGTGTGTGGGTGCTTGTACGTAAAATTGAGCGTTATAATTATGGGATGCTGCCTTTGGAGGCATAGAGGGTGCCTTTGGAGGTAAAGTGGGGAAAATTTGCTGTCTCACCGTCGCACACACGGTGTGGATTGCGTGAGGGTGTTGAGGGAGGATCGCGAGATTGGATGCGATCGTGAGATCGCGCCTTAGTTGAGGAAAATTGAGTCGGTCCACGCTCTCGCCGTTGTATCGTGGGTTTCTTTCCGGTAACAGGCCATCCCCGGATTGCTGGAGTAGCTTGGTTTTCTTTGTCTTCCCGCCTGTATATCTGCTATGCGCTCGTCCTTCCACAACTCTGGACCTCTGTAGTATCTCCGCCTACACTGTACACAATGCACCAACTGCATCTTCTGTGTCGCGGCTTTCGCGATATTGGAGATGGTGCGCTACTGCGCGCATGCACCAACTGCATCTTCTGTGCCCATTGCATACCATAAGCCTTACTCTCCTGTGTTTACGGGCTTTCAGGCACTCCACCTCATAAACCCAAAGATCGCGTTGATCAGCACCCCCATGACCACAGCCAACTGCCTCCTCCGCGACCAGACTCCGTCTTCTCTAAATCCCCATATCAGCGCGCCCAGCGGCCAAAAGAACCCCGTCATGTAACCCCACAACATGTCGTCCAGACCACCCTCCTCCACAGCAAACCCTGCGCCCCACCCCGCGTCCGCTTCGCCAGCCAAGGCTGGCAATGGATCTGTGGCTGTGCTGTCCAGCCATCGGTCTTCGAGGACGCGCATCTCGGCGGGTGAAGGCATGGTGTCGGGGGTATGGGTAAAGGAGAGGTTGGTCTGGAAGTGTGAACGCAGGCTTGCTACTTCTTGTGCTGTGAAGCCTGAGGCGAGGAGGCGGTCGAAGCCTTGTGGCGCTGGGGTTGTTGTCGAGGAACCTCGCCGTTGGGCGGCATTGTTGTTGCTACTGTGTGCACCGCTACTAGAGCGGCGATGGCTGGCTGAGCCTTGCGCTGCCTCGTACTGTGTCTTGAGCGACGTCTCGGTGTTCTGCGCCAGAGTAGCCTCGCTATCCAACTCGGCTGGGGTGAGCGCGTCACCTAACGAGCAGTGGATGTAGAACTTCTTCGCTTCAGAGGGTGCTGTCGCGCCATATTCTGCTGCTGGCGTGTTCCGTGCTGGCTGCTTCCCTTTGCTCTTGCTGCCTGGCTCATGTTGATCGTATGTGTCGTcgcgcggcggcggcggcggaggtGGAGGTAGTCTTAGGGACGTCGATAATGGCGCAGTGTCTGTGAGCACCTTGCCAGCGTAAATAAGGCGTAGACGTGCTGAAGCCTGATCAGGCGGCAGGTGTGATCGAATAAGCTGCTTCAGGGAGAGCGTCGGTGTAAACCTCGGCAGAGGTATCGATAGGGACAGATCTGGTATCGAGGCGGAGAATCGTATGATCAGATACACAATCTGCTCAGGGAGCAGCGGTATGGTCGTCATGTCGGAGCTCGTAGGGGTTGGTGGTGTGCTATGCGGAAAGGAGACGCAGCTGGATGGCTGAGCTGCTGATGAAGTATGTCGAGTCTGTGACCACGCATGATTGGTGTTGAGGACAGTGCGCACTAAGGCTGCTTGGAGATCATGGTGGAGAGAGGTTGTTGATCAGCTGCGGAGCTGCCACGAGAGCGAAGCTCGGCACGACCAACGCTGAGGTCATAGCTCCATGAGCCTCATGTACCCCAACTTTGGTCCGTCGTACCCCAAGCCTCTTTGCTTTTGAAAGTTCGACGTTCTTTGAAACACCCTCTCCCAAAGCTCGCTATGACCATCATACATATTGTCTTCTTCGAGTGGAAGTCAACTGCAAGTCACGCTCAAGTAGAGGAAGTGGGTACCACCGTCAGATGACGTTCACTCCAGTACTAAGTGCAAATATTTAGGCATGCAGTCGTATGCTCGCATTGCAAGATAAGTGCTTGAGTGCAAGTTCTCAGAAGCCGTACATCAAGTCCTTCTCAGGTGGGAGGAACAACAGCAACGAAGGCCATGCAGTGAGTGCGTCTCTGCGATTCGAAGGTTCTTTGGATTAACGGGTGCTCAGAGCCCCTTCACACATGGCTTCGTAGTAGAGTTTGAGAGCGAACAAGATCGAGACTACTACGTGAGCAAGGACCCCGCGCATCAAGACTTTATCAAGTTTGCTGGAGAGCTGCTGCAGAATGTGAAGGTGCTAGACTATGAGCCTGGAAAGCTGTAGCATCGTGTTGAAGTATATACTATCTAGTGCATCTCAGGAAGACAAGTCTAAAGCTACCACGTCAACGCCGTATGTAATGCCGTGCTGTATCATGCCAGATAATGCTGGGTGTTGTACATGAATGAATGAAAAGGGTATCACGACACACTGAACGACTCTCCGCAGCCACATTGCTCCGCTATTATGTGTTAGCTTGGTTCAGGGCACAATCTCTCGGGGGTACTCACTTATGTTTGGGTTCTTGAAAATGAAACGCTGGTTCAGCTTGTCATCCAGCCAGTCCATCTCGCTTCCAATGATGTTCAAGAGCGCCTTGTTGTCGATCAGAACCCTTACGCCATCCTGCTCCACTTGCTCGTCCAGCTTCGATGGCTTGTCCACGTACTCCAAATGATAAGCCAGCCCAGAGCAGCCCTTTGCCCTTGTTCCGATCCGAATGAGCTTCGGTTCTGGCTGATTGAGTAGATCTCTTAGGTGTTGGACGGCAGATTGTGAGATCTTGATCGTCGCCTTTCTCGGCCCAAAGTTGTATCGCCGTGGCCGAGCTGGCTTGATCGGCGCGGCCTGTGTCTTTTGTGCTTCGCCTTCCGGTATGCTGGCATTTGGTCGCTCTTGCGTCTGTGTCTGGCTCTGTTGTTCTGGGGCCAGCCGCGACGCTGTCCAAGATTTGACCTCGGATGCGCCGCCCGCTATCGATGTGTCCGGAACGCCAAAGGTTCGTGGTGGCGGCGGAGGAGGCTGCAGTGTCGAGGGCTGGTAGGCAGTTGCAGTCTGCATCTGTCGCCTGGACGATTGACGGTGCCATGTTGATGATGAGAGGGCCCGTGAGCATTGTGGACATGGGCGGGGAGCGAAGGATGATGCGGCGAGTCGTGATGGGGCGAATGCCGAGGAGCGCGTGAGTGCGCGAGTCGTGCAGGGAAGAGACATGGTCGCAGAGGAAGGCCTGAGAGACTGCTGCGACTGGCTATGGTCTGAATAGGTGTGtgtggtggtgctggcgcCGTTGGTGCGATGGACAAGAATCGATGTTTGTCATCCAAAGTTCATGACATAGCTCGGGCAAAGGCGGGCGGGGCCGGCACATGGCACACCAATTACCAAGCATGCGTTTCATTAGCTGCGTCGTGCAAGGGTCCTAGGGTCATCTTTCGGAGAAACGTCACCTGTCCAGCACGCGACTGAACAAACGGCTTGCTGTTCGTAAACTGGACCTGTAGAGTTGCAGCCCAGTCTCCGTTGTCTTGTTCGTGCTATGGAAGTCTCCTAGCTCCAATGTCATTCGGGTGGTCGTTCCACCCAGGATGAGTTGCATAGTGCGAATCACGTCGTTGCTACAGCCGCAGCGTTCGACGTGTTGTTTTTATGGTCTGACAATTGCCAAACCCCTTGATCCTCCGCCACAAACCCTCTTTGGCTTGCGCTCTAAACGCGACAAAGACCCTTGCATCCAAGGACTGTGTCTGCAACGTACGCGCTGAGGGATACTGGTATTTCAGCAGCTTACACCGCACGGATCAGTCTTGAGCGTCCTTTCAGATCGACTCATAGACTTGGGTCTGCGCGCACAATGTCGTCGCCGTTTCGTATGGTGCATACCCAGCGTCTTTAATTCGCTGCTGTTCTCTATTGTGTACCGTCGCATCCTCCTTCAAGAACGCATGTCGAGTGTTGTCCACACCCAATGGTACCGCACATGCACCCAGAGATTGCTCGTAGAGTACCGGGCCCTAGCCTGTATGTGAAGTGTACAGCCGCCTATGTGTGATGGCTGCTCCGACAAGATCTTATAGCCTGTCTGACAGTGGTATGTTTGTCTTCGTCTTTCGGTTCCCCGACGCGTCGACGGTCGGTATAATATCTTCCTCGGGAAGAAATGTTTCAGGAGCGCTGTCCTTGATTTCGATCTGGTTCCTCTTCCTTGACTTCCAAATAGGCCGTCTATTACCATTGTCCGCACGACCAACACCCATGTCCCTCCACTTCTTCGGCGGCTTGATGCCCATCTCCACCAGGTTCGACCAGATCCTCTCGCCTCGCTTATCCCAGCGCTGCATTCGCTCATCGTGTTCCTCGTCGCTCGGCCGCCACTTGCTCTTCAGAATGCGCCGTATGGCTTCGGATGAAACCTTGAAATGTTCGGCGAGTACCGGTGTTGTGAACTTGGCAGGTTGGGTCTGATGCAGATGCCGTATGCCTTCCATGGTGTCAGGCGACAGTTTCTTGCGCGGATTCCAGGCTTCTCCGTTGAGCTTCCTCTTCATGGCCTCCTTCTCGGCTTGCCACGCTGGACGATTCGAGCGCCCCTCCGTCCATTCTGCTGTGCTCTCATCGAAGGTTGTGGTTGCGACTGCTTTTGGCGACCTTGAGGGAGCGTCGCGTGTCCTGTGCGATGGACGAGCGTCAGGGAAGGGATCTGATGGCCGGCTGTACTTGTTGTGCACTTGTCGTGTGCCAAATGACGGCTTTACATATGTGACAGAGCGAACGAAGAGTCGGAGTGTCTTTTGTGCGCACAAATGACAGTTCATGGCGAATGCTGTTATTTGTTTGGCAAGGAACGTCCACATCAAAGTTTAGTATCTCGCGCACGGACTCGAACATCTGGGAACAACTGACCAATCGGTAGATTAATTCTCTCCGCCGCAGACGCGCCGTGAACACGCTGAATGGTGACGCAACACACTTAGCAACAAGACTGACAAGTTTCATGCCACCGCAGAAGCACCTCCCAGTCCCGATCGGTCGGAAGAAAGCACCATGTGCTCAGATCTTGTGTCAAAGGCGGCAAAATGGGACTCCTCTCAGCGCGCTAACCGCCTTGGTTGTACATGACGGTACCAGAGTATGCAAGCCTACAAAACTGCAATCAGTCAATTCCTTTACAACGTTATTACACCTATAACTCTGTTCGCTTTGTTGCATTTTATCCATAATCCAAATTGCAGCCATGGCTTGGCCAAACCCATTCCGTAGGCGCACTGAGAACACTCGAAGGTACGTCCTGATTAGGAAGACTGTGAAGATCCTTTTACTCACAACATTAAGTGCCTGGGCCTATGAGTTCGAGTGGACGGATGATCATCTTACGCCTGAGCAGTCAGAGTCACTGAAACACTCATACGATGTACTGGCCGAAGAATGTCTGGACCGACTCAATACCATCTCGCCACCTCAGAAGGGGGTCTTGCCAAGAAACAGCAATCAGCAGCCGGAACCCGTGCGCACCAAGGGCACCGACGAGGAAAAGAAGGATGTCTACCCGGTGCCAAAGCGGGATTTGTATGCTCTGCTAAAAGAACACCACGAAACGGACGCAAAGCTCGATGAGCTGTGGCAACAAATCAACACTGTACCAGATTGGGTAGACTGGGATCAAATCGAAAGAGGCCAGGACGTGTTCTACCGCTATGGGGGTCCTGCACTGACTGGACTCACGTTCCAATCTTTACTTGGGGGGATGGGTGCTGCGCGAGTCGTTGAGACTCTGGCTCGCACTGGAGGATTCAATACGAAGGTGGCAAGAAGGCGACTTTTCGAAACCACACAGCACATCCTCCAGTGTACAAGGTCCCTGGAAGGCATCAAACCTGGCGGTGAAGGACACGCTTCGTCTGTAAGGGTGCGTTTACTGCACGCGGCGGTGCGCCAACGCATCTTGAGGCTCGCAGAAACAAAACCTACTTACTACAATGTAAAAGAGTGGGGGATACCGGTCAATGATCTGGACCAGATTGCGACCATCGGCACGTTCTCTTCGTCGTTAATATGGCTCAGCTTCCCTCGCCAGGGCATCTTTCTCAGCAATCAGGAAATCGAGGATTATCTTGCTCTGTGGCGATACATTGCGTACATCCTTGGCACACCGGACACCTTTTTCACCTCTACACCGAAGGCAAAAGCCATCATGGAGTCACTCTTCTACAACGAGGTTCATCCTTCAGAGATGTCAAAAACAATGGCTAACAACATCATCCTTTCTCTCAAGGAGACACCTCCTACTTTTGTGTCCGCCGATATGCTTACCGCTAGTGCACGCTGGTTGAACGGAAATGCCTTGTCCGATGCTCTTGGTCTCAGACAGGTGTCTCTATACTACTGGGCGCTGATGGCTGGCCAGTGCCTCTTCTTCGCCATATATTGCTACATGAACCGCCTGATCCCTGCCTGGGATCGCGACCATGTCAGACGAGCAAAGATAGTGTTCTGGGATGTGATAGTTAAGGCGAAGTGGGGTCTTGCTAACGAGGAGACTTCATTCGACTTCAAGTATGTACCAGAGTACGATACTCTGACGGAATTGGGCAAACACGAGGAGCGTAAGCTGAAGAGGTCCGGCATCGAGTCCAGGAACCTGAGAACCTTCGCTATCTTTGCTGGTATCTCTCTGGTGGCTTTGAGTGTTGGCACATATGCCACAGTAAAGGTGGCATCCCGAATTGTCGGAACCATGTGGTAATACAGTCGCGTTCGATCGCTTTGTCTCTTTAAATCATGGCTTGTGAACTCTTTTCATGTATATCTTTAGGTTGTATTCACCGCTTGTTCTTAGCTTTCCTCTGTGTCTCACTCCTTGTTTTCTACGCGCAAACTCGCTTGCTCATACTGTTCGTGTGGTACCATCTTCTCTCGAGGTCTTTCACTGAGAACGTCCATATCGCCTTACACTGCACGTGTACACCATCTCTGCCTGCTGAAAGCCACGTGAGATCCCCtaagtaattctaatctCCTTCGCCCTCATCTTTCTTACCTTCACTCATCTACTGCAACACCTACAAAACTACATTGAAGAACTACAGACTTCACCACGCATCCACTGTTGCTCGGTATATCGCAACCCATATCCAACAACGCTGCGGCTGACATACAAAATGGCCAGTAAAGAGAGCGGCCAGTGCCCGCACTTCAACATTCACAGTGGAGTGTGTGGATGTCCTGAGTTCTGGGTACCAGCGCAACGCCTGCAGATCGATCGAGACCCATCAACACTTCGAGACATGACCAACACCCATTCTGACCGAAACACAGCTGATTCCCGGTTCGGCCCAAGTGTCAACCACATTCCTGTCCCCAGCCGTACAAAGACCCAGCCAGTAACTACAGCTCCACCTGGTCCGCCCAAAGAGACGTGCTTCTTTTGGTATCACGGCTCATGTCGACGGGGTGACGATTGCGATCGTCCACATGAAGCTCATCCTACTTGGCCTATACCACCTCCGCCTGGCTTCCGTCACTTTCAGCCCTGCATGCTCCCATTGTGCCCTTTACGTGCAGACCTAGCAGCTATTAAGAAGCCTCAAGAGTATCAACGACGCTGCCGCGCAATCGGCGGTCAGATGGACGGCGCAGCATTCAGCCGTGCGACGACATCAAGTAGGAGCTCAAGCTACGGCGACAACAGTAGCAACACCAATGCGGACACGATTGAGATCGATGAGCACACAGCCGTGATCTCGTGTGATCACGATGTAAACCTTTTCGCACGGTTTGATCTTGCCTCATGGACTTCTGCTCGTGATGTCTGTGGAGAAGAAATGGGCCAGAAAGGCGAGGGGGCATTGCATCAAGAAGCAGGAAGCCACGAATTCGATAAATCTGGCTACATCGACTTGTTACAGCCGTCTTGCCTGCCGTCTAATTCATACATGCAAGAAGAAGTTTCATTATCGATCAGCCATCCTGGTACTCTGGGTAAACACCGCCAGGCGCCTTCAACGCATTCATCTGATATTAAGAACAAACGCGTCAAGCTTGCAGAAGGCACCGCACCCGATTTCGGCAACGCTATCTCCATCCTCGAGCGTCCACGCGTCAAGTCGCATTGGGACATCAAGCCGCCCAGCTTTGAAATTGGCCGCATTCATCATCTCGAGGCAGAAGCAGTGCACCTCGCTCCTGTGCACATCTCCTCGCCACAGCTACTTCCAATACTTACAGCCAACAAGGGATTTGCATCGTCTGAACCGCAGCCTTTTCATCCTCCAAAAGGACCTCGTAGCACGAATGTACCCCCTCTGAtttgcttcttcttttacCACAAGGGCTACTGTAATCCAAAGCGCGGTCGAAGGTGTGGCTACCTCCATGCCGTTGATACATCTCAACAGACTGTCAGTCTACCAAACGGCATCGACAACCACGATCCAATGTGCCCACTCCAGCTATGTCCGGTTAGGCTACAAACTTTTCGAGGAAAGAGGCAAGAGCCGGCCTTGGTTGCAGGAAGCAGGCAACTCAAGATCAAGTTTGAATCAACGATACCTTCTGCCGTAAGCAGTTCATCCTTTTACGAAAAAGGGAGTTTTCCACCGCGCCACTACATGACAGCCATGCAAAGTACACATTCAAATGGTATCCTAGGGAATTCAGAACCTCAGCCCTCAGGTATCGTCAGACGCCGAATGGAGCAGAAACAGCTCAAGGAGTGTGTTGCTCCGACTGAATTTGCTTTCACCGTTGATGACGAGAACCGGACACaaggaaagaaaagagcCAGGAGACGGAGAAAGGGAGGCAAAGGTCAGGCACGCGCGAATGCTGCCGAGCGTTTACGCCTGCAAATAGAAGAAGAAAACTCGATCTCGCAAGGCCGCAACGCTCACTCAAATACTTTCGGGGTGCAACGCTCTCTGCCTTCCTTCTGTGTCAAGGAGGGGCTATCCACTCCTACAGTAACACTGCCGATTGGCGATTCAGAAAAGATGCGAAGAGAGCCACGATACTGCATCAAGAAACCACCACATAATAAACGTGCTCAACAGTCGGGTTTCGACATTGCGAGTGCGAGCCAGGACATGCGAGGATCTTCGGTGGAGGCAACGCAAGAGTGGACAGTCCAAGACTCTGCATCATCGCCGAGAGTATCGTTAACGTCATGTCTGCAGGACGCCGCCGGCGCAGTAGCTCAGAACGACACCAACAAGGCTTCAGAGACGTCACAGACTGTGAATCAAGATCCTCGTAGATGGTGGCCACTCAGCAAAGATGCGCCAAACGGGCCCCCGAAGACGATTGTGGCGCACGAGTATTCGCAAGCATCTCTGGGTTTGTCGCGAGAGAGAAGACGGGCAGCCATCCACGAAGAGCAGCATGCAAGGCGCGAGGCATTCTGCCACATACAGGAAGCAGAACATAAGGAGGGAAAGGCCGCACGCGAGGAAACGGCATACCCAGGAGTCAGTGTAGTGTCACCAAATAAGACAGCCGTAGGTACCGACAGTGCAACTGAGTACAAGCTGCCTGAAGGCGACCAGCGTCTCGACTGGGATACTGATCTTGTGAGGCGACTTTTTGGCGAGATCGAGTAACGATTCTTCACCCACTACAGATAAGGATTCCGAGTACTGACGTGGTCTAGTCAGATCCTTCATGCAGATCAAGGTTTGGGTTCCAGGATTTTATTATGCTTATGCGGTCTAGTAGCAGTATCATCCCAGTGGTGATTATCGGAATTATGCGacaatagtagtagtagtggtagtagtagtagtggtagtagtagtagtagtagtagtagtagcaatGCAATGGGTCTGTCACCACACATACGGCTGTACAGTGTCAGTAGGTAATCACGCACACGAGAATGCAACCTACTTTGTTCTCCCATGTCCAGAAGGTCCCACTATGCTGGATCCCCTTGCTCTTAATGACCTGGATCATCTTCCCCACGCTTTCCTCCGGGGAGATAATCCCCTGTACCTCCCACGGCAACTGCACATTTGCCATATCCGTCGCCACTTCTCCTGGGTGCATACAGAGTAGGATGGTGTCATCGTCCTTTCTCCTCAGCTCGGCAGCCATGTGACGCACCGCCATGTTCAGAGCAGCTTTCGAGGCGGCGTAGGCCGCGAAGCCGTCTTCCATCTCGCGGAAATGTGCCATGGAACCGGAGTCGGATGACATGAAGACTATAGTGCCGATGGGAATGTTGGTTTGAAGAAGCTTCTGGGCGGTTATGATGGGGCCGATTGTGTTGGTGTGCAGGTGAAATGCAAATTCATCGAAGGAGCTGTTCGTATGGTCAGCATCCAAACAAGCTTGTCGTTCTCATCAAGTATAGTGGTTGGAGGGAAGATGGCTGAGTGCCAACGGCGATACCATAGATCCTGATAGTCATGGTGAGCGCCGTTGCCGATACACCTGGCAACCGTTTCT
Above is a genomic segment from Ascochyta rabiei chromosome 10, complete sequence containing:
- a CDS encoding Iron-sulfur assembly protein 1; the protein is MQTATAYQPSTLQPPPPPPRTFGVPDTSIAGGASEVKSWTASRLAPEQQSQTQTQERPNASIPEGEAQKTQAAPIKPARPRRYNFGPRKATIKISQSAVQHLRDLLNQPEPKLIRIGTRAKGCSGLAYHLEYVDKPSKLDEQVEQDGVRVLIDNKALLNIIGSEMDWLDDKLNQRFIFKNPNITEQCGCGESFSVS
- a CDS encoding Required for respiratory growth protein 9 mitochondrial, whose protein sequence is MNCHLCAQKTLRLFVRSVTYVKPSFGTRQVHNKYSRPSDPFPDARPSHRTRDAPSRSPKAVATTTFDESTAEWTEGRSNRPAWQAEKEAMKRKLNGEAWNPRKKLSPDTMEGIRHLHQTQPAKFTTPVLAEHFKVSSEAIRRILKSKWRPSDEEHDERMQRWDKRGERIWSNLVEMGIKPPKKWRDMGVGRADNGNRRPIWKSRKRNQIEIKDSAPETFLPEEDIIPTVDASGNRKTKTNIPLSDRL